TACAATACCTTCTGTTAATTTTCCAGATCTTTGGTCTTGTTTTAAAACTATTTTAACTTTAAGACCTTGTTTAACGTTTATTCTTTTTTTTCCATCCATCTTGTATTCCTAAGCTTTGTAAGTTAATGCTTCTTTTGCAAACTCAATATTATAAAAATAAACTATTTTAAACATTAAATCAATTTTTGTATTTTTAGCTTCACTTGAATCAAGAATATTAAAATTAAACCCATGTCCATCTTTTTCATCATTTGAAGAAATTGAAATAGTAACTGGTTTTAAAGCTCTCATCATATTCATAGTTGCCTTATAATCTTTTGGGTTTAAACCATTAATAATATCACCATCTTTTTCTTCTTTTCTCATTGCAGAGAATAAAGTTGTTAATGTATCTTTAAAAATTGATTTACCCCAAGTAATCTTTCCTTTTTTATAATGGAAAGCTGCACTTTTATTTAATAATGAACTTGGTTTTTCAGCTCTAATATCTTCAATCATTTGAAGAAAAAAGTTCATTCCTCCAATACTATTTGCTTTATTAGTTAATTCATCATGTAATGATTTTTTTGTTTCTAAATCTAATTCACTAAATCTCATATTACTCCAATTGTTTTTATATGTGGAAGTATATCTAATAAATACTATTTTAACTATCGGTAAGAAGACTTTGAGTTTTTTATATCAACATTATAAAAACCATTTTGAGATAAAAATATTTTTACTTCTTCATCAATAAA
This sequence is a window from Poseidonibacter parvus. Protein-coding genes within it:
- a CDS encoding YwbE family protein, with translation MDGKKRINVKQGLKVKIVLKQDQRSGKLTEGIVKNILTNSPTHPHGIKVRTTTGDVGRVQEIL